One genomic region from Phragmites australis chromosome 1, lpPhrAust1.1, whole genome shotgun sequence encodes:
- the LOC133891032 gene encoding vegetative cell wall protein gp1-like: MCPPRPPLHTPLPHTHTATPAARRQCTPRQAILCPPALAATRARRPKRGQQRMARTLARGRLLLVGLAVLVLHHAACATPAAAALRASAISAAPEYPLPRLPRQHHSHLALPPALSPDIMPVLPSPADDGAAVPPSEAVPTIPSSPSPPNPDALEPNSAFAPYGYAPAVAAQSPAPAPPRAAASVAWALPVGLLAMWLV, translated from the coding sequence ATGTGCCCACCCAGACCACCACTCCACACTCCACTGCCTCACACCCACACCGCTACGCCGGCTGCAAGGCGGCAGTGCACACCTCGCCAAGCAATCCTCTGCCCTCCCGCTCTCGCCGCCACCCGCGCCCGGCGGCCCAAGCGCGGACAGCAACGAATGGCGAGAACCCTCGCGCGCGGTcggctcctcctcgtcggcctCGCCGTCCTGGTCCTCCACCACGCGGCGTGCGCCACGCCCGCAGCGGCCGCGCTCCGGGCGTCGGCCATCTCCGCGGCGCCCGAGTACCCGCTCCCGCGCCTCCCCAGGCAGCACCACTCCCACTTGGCGCTCCCGCCGGCGCTGTCGCCGGACATAATGCCGGTGCTCCCCTCCCCCGCCGATGACGGCGCggccgtgccgccgtccgaaGCGGTGCCCACCATCCCGTCCAGCCCGAGCCCGCCCAACCCGGACGCGCTCGAGCCCAACTCCGCGTTCGCGCCGTACGGCTACGCGCCCGCAGTCGCGGCGCAGTCCCCCGCGCCGGCTCCGCCCCGGGCCGCAGCGAGCGTGGCGTGGGCGCTCCCCGTGGGGCTGCTGGCCATGTGGTTGGTGTAG